One region of Oxalobacteraceae bacterium OTU3CAMAD1 genomic DNA includes:
- a CDS encoding type II secretion system F family protein — MQFRLQVQGGPGGRQTIAIDAASEAEAVRQAARSGWRVLAIDSTISTGNTGAGERVRPGIGKQPFPLLQFSQELLALLEAGLNLSEATATLLNKETRAVARATLTLIQRSLQQGKSFSDTLADFPAVFPELYVATVRAAERSGNLPEALARFVGYQLQFDAIRKKLVSAAIYPAMLLVVGSLVTLFLLGYVVPKFSVVYEGSGRDIPWASQMLLGFGQALAAHPWLCAGALAAVSLAAVLGITNAALRQRLVLAVLRLPVLSAKAAEFRLSRFYRALSLLLHAGIPLARALAMTNAMLLPSQQSQLVQTRRAVEQGLPFSTALEQNALATPVAQSLLKVGENTGRLGDMLERSAKFHDEEFARWVDWASRLLEPVLMTLIGVVIGGVVVLMYMPIFELAGSLS, encoded by the coding sequence ATGCAGTTTCGATTACAAGTGCAGGGCGGGCCTGGGGGCCGGCAAACCATAGCGATCGACGCCGCCAGCGAGGCGGAGGCGGTCCGGCAGGCGGCGCGCAGCGGCTGGCGCGTGCTTGCCATCGATAGCACCATCAGCACCGGCAACACCGGTGCGGGGGAGCGTGTACGCCCCGGCATCGGAAAGCAGCCCTTCCCGCTGCTGCAATTCAGCCAGGAGCTACTGGCGTTACTCGAAGCGGGACTCAATCTGAGCGAGGCCACCGCCACGCTGCTCAACAAGGAAACCCGCGCAGTCGCGCGCGCGACACTGACGCTAATACAGCGCTCGCTCCAGCAAGGCAAGAGCTTTTCCGACACCCTGGCGGACTTCCCCGCCGTATTCCCCGAACTGTACGTGGCCACCGTGCGCGCCGCCGAACGCTCCGGCAATCTGCCGGAGGCGCTGGCGCGCTTCGTCGGCTACCAGTTGCAGTTCGACGCCATCCGCAAAAAGCTCGTCTCGGCGGCGATCTACCCCGCCATGCTGCTGGTGGTCGGCAGCCTGGTCACCTTATTCCTGCTCGGGTACGTGGTGCCAAAATTCAGCGTGGTGTATGAAGGCTCCGGCCGCGATATTCCCTGGGCGTCGCAGATGCTGCTCGGCTTCGGCCAGGCCCTGGCCGCCCATCCCTGGCTGTGCGCCGGCGCACTGGCCGCCGTCAGCCTGGCGGCGGTGCTCGGCATAACCAACGCCGCGCTGCGACAGCGGCTGGTGCTGGCGGTGCTGCGGCTGCCGGTGTTGTCTGCCAAGGCGGCGGAATTCCGGTTGTCGCGCTTCTACCGCGCCCTCAGCCTGCTGCTGCACGCGGGCATCCCGCTCGCCAGGGCGCTGGCGATGACCAACGCCATGCTGCTGCCCTCGCAACAATCGCAATTGGTGCAGACCCGCCGCGCGGTCGAACAGGGGCTGCCCTTTTCCACCGCGCTGGAACAGAACGCGCTGGCCACCCCGGTGGCGCAATCGCTGCTCAAGGTCGGCGAGAACACGGGTCGCCTGGGCGACATGCTGGAACGCTCGGCCAAATTCCACGACGAGGAGTTCGCGCGCTGGGTCGACTGGGCTTCGCGCCTGCTGGAACCGGTTTTGATGACGCTGATCGGTGTGGTGATCGGCGGCGTGGTGGTGTTGATGTACATGCCGATCTTCGAGTTGGCGGGGAGTTTGTCATGA